The following are encoded together in the Pleurocapsa sp. FMAR1 genome:
- a CDS encoding ABC transporter ATP-binding protein: protein MSEDLAIATYGLTKRFEGHIAVNDIDLRIKSGEVYGLIGPNGAGKTTLIRMLAAAEEPTKGEIYLHGDRLLRDNSNSVLKKRLGYLPDDFPLYDDLTVWDYLDYFARLYNLKQPFRRRRLVEVLELVQLENKRKSIISNLSRGMKQRLSLARTIIHEPILLLLDEPVSGLDPLARQQFRQIVKILQEAGMTILISSHVLSDLAELCTSVGIMELGFLVESTSLKELYQRLSRQQIIISTLGKIEILQQQLSQNSLVETWEMIPQSNRLRVNFTGKESDCAQLLRSLILADIPLTEFYCTQEDLETIFLKLGHQQAS from the coding sequence ATGAGCGAAGATTTGGCGATCGCCACCTACGGCCTAACTAAAAGATTTGAAGGACATATCGCCGTCAATGATATCGATTTAAGGATCAAAAGTGGCGAAGTTTACGGTTTGATTGGTCCTAATGGTGCGGGCAAAACGACCTTAATCAGAATGTTAGCAGCAGCAGAAGAACCAACAAAAGGAGAAATTTATCTCCATGGCGATCGCTTATTACGGGATAATTCTAATTCTGTCTTAAAAAAACGCTTGGGTTATCTCCCAGATGATTTTCCGCTTTATGACGATCTAACTGTCTGGGATTATCTAGATTACTTTGCTCGTTTGTATAATCTTAAACAACCTTTTCGTCGTCGTCGTCTAGTAGAAGTATTAGAACTAGTTCAGCTAGAAAATAAACGCAAAAGTATTATCTCTAACCTCTCGCGAGGCATGAAGCAACGCCTTAGTTTAGCTCGGACTATTATTCACGAACCCATATTGTTACTGTTAGATGAACCCGTATCAGGATTAGATCCTCTAGCCAGACAACAATTTAGGCAAATTGTTAAAATTTTACAAGAAGCGGGAATGACAATTCTAATTTCTTCTCATGTCTTGAGCGATCTTGCCGAACTCTGTACTTCAGTAGGCATAATGGAGTTGGGCTTTTTGGTAGAAAGCACTTCTTTGAAAGAACTATACCAAAGGTTATCTCGTCAACAAATAATTATTAGCACTTTAGGTAAGATAGAGATATTGCAACAACAACTCAGCCAAAACTCTTTGGTAGAAACATGGGAGATGATACCCCAAAGCAATCGTCTTCGGGTTAATTTTACAGGAAAAGAGTCTGACTGCGCTCAACTGTTGCGATCGCTTATTCTCGCTGATATTCCCTTGACAGAATTTTATTGTACCCAAGAAGATCTCGAAACTATATTTTTAAAATTAGGACATCAACAGGCTTCTTAA
- the ltrA gene encoding group II intron reverse transcriptase/maturase, which produces MDNVEYIQQEYEWSDLPWKKFEKVLYKLQKRIYQASKRGDVKNVRRLQKLLLKSRSAKLISVRKVTQDNQGSKTAGVDGVKNLSPKDRFKLVDKITLKAKASPVRRVFIPKPGKDEKRPLGIPIMYDRAVQCLTKLALEPEWEAKFEPNSHGFRPGRSCQDAIRAIFLAIKQKSKFVLDADISQCFDKINHQKLLQKLNTYPSLRRQIRAWLKAGIWQDYKFSETTKGTPQGGVISPLLANIALHGMEERIKRYAETLDMKDYRGKQVGKRDKRFSLSLIRYADDFVILHEDYSVVQSCREIISEWLKDIGLELKPSKTRLTHTLHNVGKEKAGFDFLGFNVRQYKVGKYISGKNPQGKLLGFKTLIKPSKKSIKTHYEKLADIINSGKSLKQERLIGMLNPIIRGWCNYYSKVVSSITFEKLDALTVFKLWKWAVKRHRNKGKKWLKSKYFQSKSIYNNKENTFSSKDWIFATTKDGIINDSLRFHKDTKITRHVIVKGESSPFDGDLVYWSSRMGRNPLMPLSKAKLLKIQKGKCNWCGLTFFNDDVIEKDHIIPKSRGGKDYYNNLQLLHRHCHDKKTAIDGSNETPFKPANLPEGWHWSEGMLIT; this is translated from the coding sequence ATGGACAACGTTGAATATATTCAACAAGAGTATGAATGGTCAGACCTGCCCTGGAAGAAATTCGAGAAGGTTCTGTATAAGCTTCAAAAACGTATCTATCAAGCGTCGAAACGTGGTGATGTCAAGAATGTTAGACGACTCCAAAAATTATTACTAAAATCCAGAAGTGCAAAACTCATCTCGGTACGAAAGGTAACACAAGATAACCAGGGTTCTAAAACGGCAGGTGTGGACGGGGTTAAAAACCTATCTCCAAAAGACCGATTCAAACTGGTTGATAAAATCACCTTGAAAGCCAAAGCGTCTCCTGTAAGGCGGGTATTCATACCCAAACCAGGGAAGGACGAGAAAAGACCTTTGGGAATACCTATAATGTACGACCGAGCAGTGCAGTGTCTCACTAAATTGGCATTAGAGCCAGAATGGGAGGCAAAGTTTGAACCAAACTCGCATGGCTTCAGACCTGGACGTTCATGTCAAGATGCTATCAGAGCAATCTTCCTCGCAATCAAGCAAAAATCAAAATTTGTCTTGGATGCGGATATTAGCCAATGCTTTGATAAAATCAACCATCAAAAATTATTACAAAAATTAAATACCTACCCATCCTTACGTAGACAAATACGAGCTTGGTTAAAAGCTGGGATATGGCAGGACTACAAATTCTCTGAAACAACTAAAGGTACACCGCAAGGTGGAGTTATTAGCCCACTTTTGGCTAATATTGCCTTACATGGAATGGAAGAACGCATAAAGAGATATGCCGAAACTCTAGATATGAAAGACTATCGAGGTAAACAAGTAGGTAAAAGAGACAAAAGATTTTCTTTATCTTTAATTCGATATGCGGATGATTTCGTAATCCTTCACGAAGACTATTCTGTGGTTCAAAGTTGCAGAGAAATTATCTCCGAATGGTTAAAAGACATAGGACTAGAATTAAAACCTAGCAAAACTAGATTAACCCACACCCTACATAATGTAGGAAAGGAAAAAGCTGGTTTTGACTTTCTCGGATTTAACGTTCGACAATACAAAGTCGGCAAGTACATAAGTGGGAAAAATCCACAGGGCAAATTGTTAGGTTTTAAAACTCTTATTAAGCCTAGTAAAAAGAGTATTAAAACTCATTACGAAAAACTTGCAGATATTATCAACTCTGGTAAATCACTTAAGCAAGAAAGATTAATAGGAATGCTCAATCCCATAATTAGGGGATGGTGTAACTATTATTCAAAAGTAGTAAGTAGCATAACGTTTGAGAAATTAGACGCTTTGACTGTATTTAAACTCTGGAAGTGGGCGGTAAAAAGACATAGAAACAAAGGAAAGAAATGGCTTAAAAGCAAATATTTCCAAAGCAAGTCAATTTACAATAATAAAGAGAACACATTTAGTAGTAAAGACTGGATATTCGCCACGACTAAAGACGGAATTATTAACGATAGTCTTCGTTTTCACAAGGATACGAAAATTACTCGTCACGTCATAGTCAAAGGTGAAAGTAGCCCATTTGACGGAGATTTAGTCTACTGGAGTTCTCGCATGGGAAGAAATCCACTCATGCCACTAAGCAAAGCCAAATTACTTAAAATCCAAAAAGGAAAATGTAATTGGTGCGGTTTAACATTCTTCAACGATGATGTGATTGAAAAAGACCATATAATCCCAAAATCAAGAGGTGGAAAGGATTATTACAACAATCTTCAATTGCTACATCGACATTGCCATGATAAAAAGACAGCGATTGACGGCTCAAACGAAACGCCCTTCAAACCAGCCAACCTTCCTGAAGGATGGCATTGGTCAGAAGGAATGTTAATCACATAA
- a CDS encoding 2TM domain-containing protein, which yields MPDTTPQYPDSYSQDDIQQILNIAIARHHTHEELSRQQLWEIASELDISNAIIQAAEKDWLEQKIVDRQRHTFNLYRRQNFKQKLTKFAIVNIFLVSLNIIAAGSLTWSLYILLFWGLGVALNGWRAYQTQGEEHERAFQRWSFQNEVKQTVSTVWTKLQKTWQV from the coding sequence ATGCCAGATACAACCCCCCAATATCCAGACTCCTATAGTCAAGACGATATTCAGCAGATTCTTAATATCGCGATCGCCCGTCACCATACCCACGAAGAATTAAGCAGACAACAACTGTGGGAAATAGCCTCAGAATTAGATATTAGCAACGCTATTATTCAAGCTGCGGAAAAAGATTGGCTCGAACAAAAAATAGTCGATCGCCAGCGACATACCTTTAATTTATATCGCCGTCAAAACTTTAAGCAGAAACTTACTAAATTTGCGATCGTTAATATTTTTCTGGTTTCTTTAAACATAATTGCTGCTGGCTCTCTTACCTGGTCTTTATATATTCTGCTATTTTGGGGATTAGGCGTTGCTCTCAATGGTTGGAGAGCTTATCAAACTCAGGGAGAAGAACACGAACGAGCCTTCCAAAGATGGAGTTTTCAAAATGAAGTCAAACAGACAGTTTCTACAGTCTGGACAAAACTACAAAAGACTTGGCAAGTTTAG
- a CDS encoding site-2 protease family protein yields the protein MNGNIRIGNLFGIPFFINPSWFLILGLVTWSYGSNLTSDFTGSTPWILGFVTAILLFSSVLAHELGHSFVAISQGIPVKSITLFIFGGLATLEKESETPFQAFSVAIAGPLVSILLFGIFSLIAASFSPNQPLGAIIYPVAIINLILALFNMIPGLPLDGGNVLKAVVWKITGNPNKGVIFAGRVGQVIGWIAISLGILSVLGISQAGSLWTLLIGVFLLQNAGMAAQSAVVQDKLSQYTARDAVIADSPIVGEHLSVREFVNDYVIGKERWKKFLVIDENQKLVGDIAVEDLKQIPTSDWNEIYLHELVRSIPEVDTIAADTSLLEVAKTIEIKKAQELVVVGESGEVIGLLEKASIVNLMTQEEIAKNKAVVESVQDDDKVIVN from the coding sequence ATGAACGGCAACATTCGGATCGGTAATTTATTTGGGATTCCATTTTTTATTAACCCATCTTGGTTTCTTATCCTAGGTTTAGTGACTTGGAGCTATGGTTCTAATTTAACTAGCGATTTTACAGGGTCAACTCCCTGGATTTTGGGTTTTGTTACTGCCATACTATTATTTTCTTCAGTATTAGCTCACGAGCTTGGTCATAGCTTTGTGGCGATTTCTCAAGGAATTCCCGTTAAATCGATCACCCTATTCATTTTTGGCGGTTTAGCGACCTTAGAGAAAGAATCAGAAACACCATTTCAGGCGTTTTCTGTGGCGATCGCAGGGCCTTTAGTTAGTATTTTATTATTTGGAATTTTTTCACTAATTGCAGCTAGTTTCTCACCAAATCAACCTTTAGGGGCGATTATTTATCCTGTAGCCATTATTAATTTAATTCTGGCACTATTTAATATGATTCCTGGCTTACCTCTTGACGGTGGGAATGTCCTCAAGGCTGTTGTCTGGAAAATTACAGGTAATCCTAATAAAGGAGTAATTTTTGCAGGGAGAGTTGGTCAAGTCATAGGCTGGATTGCTATATCTCTGGGTATTTTATCTGTTTTGGGTATCAGCCAAGCGGGAAGCCTCTGGACTTTATTAATCGGCGTATTTCTCTTGCAAAATGCTGGTATGGCTGCTCAATCGGCTGTGGTACAGGATAAATTAAGTCAGTATACTGCTAGAGATGCTGTCATTGCAGATAGCCCGATAGTGGGAGAACATTTAAGCGTTAGAGAGTTTGTCAATGACTATGTGATTGGTAAAGAGCGTTGGAAAAAGTTTTTGGTAATAGATGAAAATCAAAAGTTAGTTGGTGATATTGCTGTAGAAGATTTGAAACAAATCCCTACTTCTGATTGGAATGAAATTTATCTTCATGAGCTAGTCAGATCTATACCAGAAGTTGATACTATTGCTGCTGATACTTCTTTATTAGAGGTAGCCAAAACTATTGAGATCAAGAAAGCTCAAGAACTTGTAGTTGTAGGAGAATCAGGTGAGGTAATTGGATTACTGGAAAAAGCCTCTATCGTCAATCTAATGACCCAAGAAGAGATAGCTAAAAACAAGGCTGTTGTTGAATCTGTTCAAGATGATGACAAAGTGATAGTTAATTAA
- the ispE gene encoding 4-(cytidine 5'-diphospho)-2-C-methyl-D-erythritol kinase, translating into MRSCSLIAPAKINLYLEIIGDRSDGFHELVMILQSISLADRVDIKPSDTQKICIYCDHPHVPEDETNLAYRAAQLMCRVFPDVHANYGGVSIRIAKNIPVAAGLAGGSGNAAAVLVGINLIWNLGLTQPELEELAAELGSDIPFCVSGGTAIATGRGEKLDSLANLDNIWLVLAKYDNIGVSTPWAYKTYRQQYSDSYIADAAGIKSRTAKINSSPLVNAIVNKNAKEIGKLIDNDLEKVVLPEYPQVAKLKSAFAAQDILGTMMSGSGPTVFALCDSEAQAIAVKERVKTQINDSQLRFWVTKLVSHGIQIKSQT; encoded by the coding sequence ATGCGTTCTTGTTCTCTGATTGCACCAGCAAAAATCAATCTTTATTTAGAAATTATTGGCGATCGCTCTGACGGATTTCATGAGCTAGTCATGATTTTACAGAGTATTAGCTTGGCAGATCGAGTAGATATTAAGCCAAGCGATACTCAAAAGATTTGCATTTACTGCGATCATCCCCATGTACCAGAAGATGAAACTAATTTGGCTTATCGCGCTGCTCAACTAATGTGTAGAGTCTTTCCTGATGTACACGCTAACTATGGTGGTGTTAGCATCAGAATTGCGAAAAACATTCCTGTAGCTGCTGGCTTGGCGGGAGGATCTGGTAACGCAGCAGCAGTATTAGTAGGAATTAATCTAATCTGGAATCTTGGCTTAACTCAACCCGAATTAGAGGAATTGGCTGCTGAATTAGGCTCTGACATTCCTTTTTGTGTTTCTGGAGGAACAGCGATCGCCACTGGTAGGGGAGAAAAACTAGACTCTCTTGCAAATCTTGACAATATTTGGCTGGTATTAGCTAAATACGACAACATTGGTGTTTCTACACCCTGGGCATATAAAACCTATCGTCAACAGTATAGTGATTCTTATATCGCCGATGCAGCAGGAATTAAGTCTCGTACTGCCAAAATTAATTCCAGTCCTTTGGTTAATGCCATAGTCAATAAAAATGCCAAGGAAATTGGCAAATTAATCGACAATGATTTAGAAAAGGTTGTTTTGCCTGAATATCCCCAGGTAGCAAAACTTAAGTCAGCTTTTGCTGCTCAAGATATACTAGGTACAATGATGTCTGGCTCAGGACCAACGGTGTTTGCACTGTGCGACTCTGAAGCACAGGCGATCGCCGTTAAAGAGCGGGTAAAAACTCAAATTAACGATTCTCAACTTCGTTTTTGGGTAACAAAACTTGTTAGTCATGGCATCCAAATTAAATCCCAAACATAA
- the larB gene encoding nickel pincer cofactor biosynthesis protein LarB: MTQPEALKNLLQAIASGNISPESALEKLKDLPFESLDEFAKIDHHRQLRTGFPEVIWGADKTPEQIIKIMTAMAQDATVVMATRIEKEVYQQLKQTIPDLIYYPTARICALSAPQTPNQAGTISILTAGTADIPVAEEAAITAELCGFAVTRLWDVGVAGIHRLLSNREVVYDADILIVVAGMEGALPSVVAGMADCPVVAVPTSVGYGASFGGVAPLLTMLNSCAAGIGVVNIDNGFGAAILAGQILRTAKKIAKNLS, from the coding sequence ATGACACAACCAGAAGCACTAAAAAATTTGCTCCAAGCGATCGCCTCTGGTAATATAAGTCCAGAATCGGCTTTGGAGAAACTCAAAGATTTGCCTTTTGAATCTTTAGATGAATTTGCCAAAATCGATCATCATCGACAGCTTAGGACAGGTTTTCCTGAAGTTATTTGGGGTGCAGACAAAACCCCCGAACAAATAATTAAGATCATGACTGCCATGGCACAAGACGCTACGGTAGTTATGGCAACTCGGATTGAAAAGGAAGTATATCAACAGCTAAAACAAACGATTCCCGATTTAATTTACTATCCTACTGCCCGCATTTGCGCTCTGTCTGCGCCTCAAACTCCCAACCAAGCGGGAACAATCTCAATTCTTACCGCTGGTACGGCAGATATTCCCGTTGCCGAAGAAGCTGCCATTACTGCTGAACTCTGTGGCTTTGCCGTGACTCGTCTTTGGGATGTGGGGGTAGCAGGAATCCATCGTCTGTTGAGCAATCGTGAAGTCGTTTATGATGCCGATATTTTAATCGTGGTGGCGGGCATGGAAGGGGCATTACCCAGCGTTGTGGCAGGAATGGCAGACTGTCCAGTGGTGGCAGTACCTACTAGCGTTGGCTATGGAGCAAGTTTTGGTGGTGTTGCGCCTTTATTGACTATGTTAAATTCCTGTGCTGCGGGAATCGGAGTAGTAAATATAGATAATGGTTTTGGTGCAGCTATTTTGGCAGGACAAATATTGCGTACTGCTAAGAAAATTGCCAAGAATTTAAGCTGA
- a CDS encoding ABC transporter permease, which translates to MDNLISLDTTDLVLCLGMIGMAIALSLWQKLELEKQLAYSAVRSLMQLIAVGYILNIVFAIDNWLVVLGILVMMITIASIVTRNRIDKKLQGLLPVVFLSIISSSAFTLGYVILLILQPDKWYEPRYLIPLAGMLFGNAMNGASLAGDRFLNAVNQNRLEIETHLCLGATAKQAISPYQKEAIRTGLIPTLNNMVVIGLVSLPGMFTGQVLGGSDPLDAASYQIMILFAIVLANLISTILVTEGIYKRLFNQDSQLIG; encoded by the coding sequence ATGGATAATTTAATTTCCCTAGATACTACCGATTTAGTCTTATGTCTAGGCATGATCGGCATGGCGATCGCTTTATCTCTTTGGCAAAAGCTAGAATTAGAAAAGCAGTTGGCATATAGTGCAGTTCGCTCTTTGATGCAGCTAATTGCCGTTGGCTACATCTTAAATATAGTTTTTGCGATCGATAATTGGCTAGTGGTATTGGGCATTTTAGTCATGATGATTACTATTGCCTCCATTGTTACCCGCAACCGCATCGATAAAAAGCTTCAGGGGCTTTTACCTGTGGTATTTTTATCGATTATTTCCAGTAGTGCCTTTACTTTAGGTTATGTAATTCTGTTGATCCTGCAACCCGATAAATGGTACGAACCTCGCTACCTGATACCTCTGGCGGGAATGTTGTTTGGCAATGCCATGAATGGTGCTTCTCTGGCTGGCGATCGCTTTTTAAATGCCGTCAATCAAAATCGCTTAGAAATTGAAACTCACCTATGTTTGGGTGCTACTGCCAAGCAAGCTATATCCCCTTATCAAAAAGAAGCAATCCGCACTGGCTTAATTCCTACTCTTAATAATATGGTGGTGATAGGTTTAGTTAGCTTGCCTGGAATGTTTACAGGACAGGTTTTAGGAGGTAGTGACCCTTTAGATGCAGCTTCTTATCAAATCATGATTTTATTTGCCATTGTCTTAGCTAATTTGATTTCGACAATTTTAGTCACCGAAGGGATATACAAACGTTTATTTAATCAGGATAGTCAGCTTATTGGCTAG
- the pdxH gene encoding pyridoxamine 5'-phosphate oxidase has product MDSSIADLRQNYTLAGLSEADLDADPLKQFEVWFQQALDAELIEPNAMTLATATSDGKPTARIVLLKGVNQNGFVFYTNYESQKGQQLIANPYAALVFFWDKLERQIRIEGKIEKLATKESEAYFHSRPKASRLGAWASAQSRVIPNRQVLEQQLADLETKYKGDATIPLPEHWGGFRVIPNRIEFWQGRPSRLHDRLVYDLKADGSWKIARLSP; this is encoded by the coding sequence GTGGACTCTTCAATCGCCGATTTACGACAAAATTATACTCTGGCAGGATTATCTGAAGCCGATTTAGATGCCGATCCTCTTAAACAATTTGAAGTTTGGTTTCAACAAGCTTTGGATGCCGAACTAATTGAACCAAATGCTATGACTCTGGCTACTGCTACTTCTGACGGGAAACCTACCGCTAGAATTGTCTTACTCAAAGGCGTTAACCAAAACGGTTTTGTTTTTTATACCAACTACGAAAGCCAAAAGGGTCAACAGTTAATTGCCAATCCTTATGCTGCACTGGTTTTTTTCTGGGACAAATTAGAAAGACAGATTCGTATTGAGGGGAAAATAGAAAAATTGGCTACTAAAGAATCCGAGGCATATTTCCATAGTCGCCCCAAAGCCTCACGGTTGGGTGCATGGGCATCTGCTCAAAGTCGCGTAATTCCCAATCGCCAAGTATTAGAACAACAATTAGCAGATCTAGAGACTAAATACAAAGGAGATGCTACTATTCCTCTTCCCGAACACTGGGGAGGATTTCGCGTTATACCTAACCGTATTGAATTTTGGCAAGGTCGTCCCAGTCGTCTTCACGATCGCCTAGTATACGATCTAAAGGCTGATGGTAGTTGGAAAATTGCCAGGTTATCTCCTTGA
- a CDS encoding cation:proton antiporter domain-containing protein: MESISETIREPIFTFALLLAIILLVPPIFEKIKLPGLVGLLAAGVVFGSSGLGLLDSKSETMILLADIGKIYLMFVAGLEIDLEQFRRTRTRSIGFGFATFAIPLIGGILVGRVFGFGWNTAFLIGSLLASHTLLAFPIVKRLGVVNDEAVTVTIGATIFTDISALLVLAICLGVNEGNFSAAKLGILLGSLAIYTLLVLFGLDRLGRAFFRRSKNDQGNQFLFVLLALFVASVSAEAIGIEKIVGAFLTGLAINDVIGDGPVKEKVEFIGTVLFIPIFFVDMGLLLDLKAFEDVFRSIGIPLSIVGALLLCKFLAACVAKLAYRYSWQQTITMWSLSLPQVAATLAAALVGFQAEIINERVFNSVILLMLVTSIAGPLITSRFAAQLPIRNSTESEAESDLDAKSKDIFRVVVPVYNPQTERYLLELASLLAEKNQGAIVPLAIAKAQARLDSPQLEVDFQRCAKLLTQAEAIATELNIQVQPELRVEYDIAQGIAHASREVSADLIILGFSSLTGFRSRLFSSVTDSILWSAHCSVVVARLLTSPLAIKRILVPVESINPIGLRPVRFVKSLITSKETEITLLHVCASGTSKERKASLHNQLETVANRFLAEATVDIHVTAQNNFVREILNASRTHELVILRSQRQRVGVDSLALSPTTKPLLGNLNCSIVLLGEL, from the coding sequence ATGGAATCTATCTCTGAAACAATACGCGAGCCTATCTTTACCTTTGCCTTGCTCTTAGCAATTATTTTGCTAGTGCCACCAATTTTTGAAAAAATAAAGCTGCCAGGACTAGTAGGCTTATTAGCAGCAGGAGTAGTGTTTGGCTCTAGCGGTTTAGGTTTACTCGATAGTAAATCGGAAACAATGATCCTGCTGGCAGATATTGGTAAGATTTATCTAATGTTTGTGGCAGGGTTAGAAATTGACCTGGAGCAGTTTCGCCGTACCAGAACTCGCTCTATAGGCTTTGGTTTTGCTACTTTTGCCATTCCTTTAATTGGCGGTATTTTAGTGGGACGAGTATTTGGTTTTGGCTGGAATACTGCCTTCCTCATCGGTTCACTCTTAGCTTCCCATACCCTGCTAGCATTTCCCATTGTCAAACGTTTAGGGGTAGTTAATGATGAAGCTGTTACCGTCACCATTGGAGCGACAATTTTTACTGATATTAGTGCTTTATTAGTATTGGCAATTTGTTTGGGGGTAAACGAAGGGAACTTTAGCGCAGCAAAATTGGGGATCTTATTAGGTTCTTTAGCCATTTATACTCTGCTGGTTTTATTTGGCTTAGACCGTTTGGGTAGAGCTTTTTTCCGTCGTTCTAAGAATGACCAAGGTAATCAGTTTTTGTTTGTCTTGCTGGCTTTGTTTGTGGCTTCAGTATCGGCAGAGGCAATAGGGATCGAAAAAATTGTCGGCGCATTTTTAACTGGTTTGGCAATTAACGATGTTATTGGCGATGGTCCTGTAAAAGAAAAGGTGGAATTTATCGGTACGGTTCTATTTATTCCGATTTTCTTTGTCGATATGGGCTTACTGCTCGATCTCAAGGCGTTTGAAGATGTGTTTCGCTCCATTGGCATTCCTCTTTCAATTGTGGGGGCTTTGCTCCTGTGTAAGTTTTTGGCAGCTTGCGTGGCTAAATTGGCCTATCGCTACAGTTGGCAACAGACCATTACCATGTGGTCGCTGTCCTTGCCTCAGGTAGCTGCCACCTTGGCTGCTGCTTTGGTTGGTTTTCAGGCAGAAATTATTAATGAGCGAGTGTTCAATAGCGTTATCTTACTGATGCTAGTTACTTCGATCGCAGGTCCATTGATTACATCTCGCTTTGCTGCTCAGTTGCCTATTAGGAATTCGACAGAATCTGAAGCAGAGTCCGATCTCGATGCAAAATCAAAAGATATATTTCGAGTTGTTGTTCCAGTTTATAACCCGCAGACAGAACGTTATTTGTTAGAGTTGGCATCTTTACTAGCTGAAAAAAATCAGGGCGCAATTGTCCCTTTAGCGATCGCCAAAGCTCAAGCTCGTTTAGATTCTCCGCAACTTGAAGTTGATTTTCAGCGTTGTGCCAAGCTACTTACTCAAGCAGAAGCAATTGCCACAGAACTTAATATTCAAGTTCAACCAGAATTAAGGGTTGAGTATGACATTGCTCAAGGGATCGCTCATGCTAGTCGCGAAGTCAGTGCCGATTTAATTATCTTAGGATTTAGTAGTTTGACTGGCTTTCGCTCGCGCTTATTTAGTTCAGTTACCGATAGCATACTATGGTCGGCTCACTGCTCTGTGGTTGTCGCTCGCCTACTCACTTCACCTCTGGCAATCAAACGCATTCTCGTACCAGTTGAAAGTATTAACCCCATTGGCTTGCGTCCAGTGCGCTTTGTCAAAAGCCTAATTACTAGCAAAGAGACAGAAATAACTTTGCTTCATGTCTGTGCTTCTGGTACTTCTAAAGAGCGTAAAGCTAGTCTTCATAATCAGTTAGAGACAGTGGCAAACCGTTTTTTAGCAGAAGCAACAGTAGATATTCACGTTACCGCTCAAAACAATTTCGTTAGAGAAATTTTAAACGCCAGTCGTACCCATGAACTAGTAATATTGCGATCGCAACGCCAGCGTGTCGGTGTAGATAGTTTGGCTCTGAGTCCTACAACCAAACCCTTGTTAGGAAACTTAAATTGTTCAATTGTCTTGCTGGGGGAACTTTAA